The genomic window CAGGGTGAAACGGGCAAGGCTCCTGGCGGCAAGGACGGTCGCGAAGCCGCAGATGCCTATGGCCGCGGGGAACGCCAGTCCCAGGGCGAATACCGAAAGTAACAGCGAGCCCGCGCACATGGGCAGGATTCCGAACTCACCTGCGAAAGGCTTCCACTGCCACGAAAGAACGGAGCTCATCCCGCCCGAGGTGATAAGAGGCAGGCAGAAATAGACGAGGAGAACGAAGATGAAAAGGATCGCGCCCGCGGATATCCCCGTGGCGATCAGAAGACTCCTTCGGATCCATCTCTCGCGGACCAGCTGAACATGATTCACCGGTAAACGGGTCCTGGCGTGTTCCTCCAAAAGGGCTATTCCTACTTCAGTGGGATGTATCCGTACTTTTTGATGATATCGGCGCATTCGGGACCCATGACGTAGTCGATGAAGGTCCTGACAAGCTTGGAAGGCTCCCCCCTGGTGTTCATGTAAAGCTTTCGAACCACAGGATAACTTCCGTTCATCGCATTTTCCTGAGTTGCCGCAATGCCCTCCAGCTTGAGGGCTTTAAGGCTCTGGTCCACATGCCCGATACCCACGTATCCTATGGCGTTTTTATCCTGGGAAATCGCGACCTTCATCGCCCCGTTGGATGCAACGATGTTGGCCGTGGCGGCAACCGGGCCTTTCTTCAGCAGCTTTTCCCAGAAGACCTCGCGTGTGCCGCTTGCCTCATCCCGGCAGAAAAGATGAATGGGGGCGTCCATCCCGCCGACGGCTTTCCAGTTGGTGATCGACCCGGCAAAGATATCCCGCACCTGTTGAGGGGACAGGTCACTGACGGGGTTTTCCGGATGGACCGCGGCCGCCACTCCGTCGAGGGCGAAAGCGAAGGACTTCAAGCCGTACTTGGCGATCTCCAGCTCGGAAAGCGCCCGGCCGGTGTTTCCAATATCCGCGAGCCCTTCCCCGACCTTCTGGACTCCGACCCCCGATCCTCCGCCTTCGACGGTGATTCGGATCCCGGGGTTGACCGTCATGATGTTCTTCGCCGCGTCGTTCATTACGGGTATGTGAGCCGTGCCGCCGGCGATGGCGATGGTTCCTTCGAGGCCTGAGAATCCATCCAAAGCGCCGCAGAAAGCAACACCCTGCATGAGACCGAAGAAGAAGCAAACCGCCAGTATGACAACCCCATCAACGCGCCTTTTCTGGATACCCATTCTTCCCCCTTGCCGGCCCGGCCGGTCGATGTCGTCGATTCTCTCGAAGTTTGTGCCTGTAGGTCCGAAAACGTTCTGTCCCCACCGAAACCCGTCGCCGCAAGGCAACTCTCCATTTATATGGTTCAATTTCCTGAATTCTCCAAATTCATATTTCCGATGAAAAAAGAGAAAAGCATCGGGTTTCGCAATGAGTTCGAACGGATGGGGTTGGACCGTTGAGGGTCGGCTCGAGCGAAATCAGCTCCCGGCCGGCAGAAACGCTTCGATCCCGAGTTCCTTTGCGCGCCGCGCCACCCTTGCCGCCACTTCGGGATCCATCACGATATCGTCCGGCCAGGGACGGTGATGGCCGTCTTCGGGCCCCTTTTTCGTCGCGTCGACGACGATCCTGCCGCCCGAACGCACTGTATCTCTTCGCGGGTCCACATTGTTGAACAGCTTCCAGAGAATGAGCGACCCATCCCGCAAATCGATGGTTGCGTCGTAGAGCAGAAAGATCGCAAACGGCTGCAGGACCGGGTGATCGAGGAGTTGTTGCGCGAAGCTTTGCGCCGGTACCGACCCGTTTTTGAGGAAATTCACGCACAGCAGCCTGTTCCTGACTTCAAGGTCCGGAACGTGGAAAGCCACGAGGAACTCCGAGACGTCCCGCAGGGCGGACGCGATCCGCTCCGCGTCCGGAAGAGCGCCGACAGGCCGGGCGGCGGGACGCTCCTTTTCGCCGGGAAGCCGCCGGGTTGCGTCGATGCCGATCTTGCTGCCGAACAAAGGTTCCGGGGCGCTGTGATCGAGGACGTCCAGGATGCCTTCGGAGAGGGTGATGTCGCTTTCGATGTCGATGTTGTTCAGGATGTGTTCGAGCACCCGCCGGGGGTGACCGAGATCCACCGAAGGATCCGCCAGGACCGCGGCCTTGCAGAAGCTCATCTGTCCCTGCCCCCAGATGGCGCTCATCATGCGGCGCGCATGGCCCGGATATTCCTTGCGGATGGACAGGACCGTGATGTTGTGGAAGACCCCTTCCCACGGCATCCAGTAGTCCCCGATCTCCGGGAATACGGCGTTCAGGAGCGGCAGGAAGATACGCTCGGTGGCCTTGGCAAGAAAACAATCTTCCATGGGGGGGCGTCCGACGACCGTTGCGAAATACACCGGATTGCGCCGGTGCGTCAGGGCGGTGACGTGAAACACCGGGTATTCCCCCACCAACGAATAGTAGCCGGTGTGATCTCCGAAAGGCCCTTCCACGCGCAGTTCTCCGGGATCCACGTAACCTTCCAGCACGAATTCCGATTCCGCCGGCACCTCGAGGTCGACGGTCAGGCAACGCACCATCGGCACGGGCTTTCGCCGGATGAACCCGGCCAGCATCATTTCGTCGATGCCTCGGGGCAGGGGGGCCGTGGCGGCGTAAGTCACGGCTGGATCGGTCCCGATCGCCACCGCCACGGGCATGCGCTTGCCCCGTTCCCTGAATTCCTGGAAGTAGTGGGACCCGTCCTTGTGAATGTGCCAGTGCATCCCCGTGGTCTTGCGGTCGTAAACCTGCAGCCGGTACATCCCCGCGTTGCGCTTGCCGGTGACGAGGCTGCGCGTGATCACCACCGGGAGCGTTACGAACGGCCCTCCGTCCGATGGCCAGCACTTGAGCACCGGCAGCATGGACAGGTCCACGTCGCGGCCGGTGGTGACAACCTCCTGGCACGGCGCCTTGCGGGTTTTTCGAGGCAGGAAGCGGAGGAGCTCCAGCCCGAGCGGGATCAGCCGGAGCGCATCGGCAAGGGACTTCGGCGGTTTCATCTCGATGAAGGACTTGAGGCGGCGGGCGAGCTCGTCGAGGTGGGAGACGCCCAGCGCCATGCAGATGCGCCGTTCGCTGCCGAAAGCGTTGGTCAGGACCGGAAAGCGCGAGCCTTCAACGTTTTCGAAGAGCAGAGCCTTGCCTCCTCCGGGGCTCTTGGAGGCAAGGTCGGTGATTTGCGTGATTTCGAGGTCGCTCGAGACCGGGGCCTTGATCCGCAGCAATTCTCCGGCCCGCTCGAGGTCGGCGATAAAGTCTTGCAGGTTTCGGAATGCGGTCTTCATGGACATTGGGTTCCTTGTTCCCATGCGGTTTCGGTTCAGTTCCCCGATGTTTCGCAGCCCGGAGAGCGGCATGGGCGGGAATGGGCGCGTTCCGCCGGGGGTGCCCAATCGTCGGAGGCAACTCTAATAGACGGCCACGTCCGCCAGGATTCCGACGAACAGCAGAACTGAAATTGCGCTGTTCACGTGAAAGAAGGCGACGTTTACTCTGTCGAGTCGATCCGGCCTGACGAGAAGGTGTTCGATAATGAGCAGCAGGCTGATGAGGGCCAGGAACAGGAGGTAGACTCGACCGAGGCTGAAGGCGAAGGTGACCGCGAGCAGGCAGAGGAAGGTCGCGGCATGGAGCAGGGAGGAGGCGGTCAGTGCCCTGGATGCGCCCCACCTGGCGGGCAGTGAAAAAAGACCGGACTGCCTGTCGAAGTCGATGTCCTGGCAGGCGTAGAGAATGTCGAAGCCCGCGATGTAGGTCATGAGCGCCAGCGAG from Syntrophobacter fumaroxidans MPOB includes these protein-coding regions:
- a CDS encoding phosphate ABC transporter substrate-binding protein translates to MGIQKRRVDGVVILAVCFFFGLMQGVAFCGALDGFSGLEGTIAIAGGTAHIPVMNDAAKNIMTVNPGIRITVEGGGSGVGVQKVGEGLADIGNTGRALSELEIAKYGLKSFAFALDGVAAAVHPENPVSDLSPQQVRDIFAGSITNWKAVGGMDAPIHLFCRDEASGTREVFWEKLLKKGPVAATANIVASNGAMKVAISQDKNAIGYVGIGHVDQSLKALKLEGIAATQENAMNGSYPVVRKLYMNTRGEPSKLVRTFIDYVMGPECADIIKKYGYIPLK
- a CDS encoding menaquinone biosynthesis decarboxylase; the protein is MKTAFRNLQDFIADLERAGELLRIKAPVSSDLEITQITDLASKSPGGGKALLFENVEGSRFPVLTNAFGSERRICMALGVSHLDELARRLKSFIEMKPPKSLADALRLIPLGLELLRFLPRKTRKAPCQEVVTTGRDVDLSMLPVLKCWPSDGGPFVTLPVVITRSLVTGKRNAGMYRLQVYDRKTTGMHWHIHKDGSHYFQEFRERGKRMPVAVAIGTDPAVTYAATAPLPRGIDEMMLAGFIRRKPVPMVRCLTVDLEVPAESEFVLEGYVDPGELRVEGPFGDHTGYYSLVGEYPVFHVTALTHRRNPVYFATVVGRPPMEDCFLAKATERIFLPLLNAVFPEIGDYWMPWEGVFHNITVLSIRKEYPGHARRMMSAIWGQGQMSFCKAAVLADPSVDLGHPRRVLEHILNNIDIESDITLSEGILDVLDHSAPEPLFGSKIGIDATRRLPGEKERPAARPVGALPDAERIASALRDVSEFLVAFHVPDLEVRNRLLCVNFLKNGSVPAQSFAQQLLDHPVLQPFAIFLLYDATIDLRDGSLILWKLFNNVDPRRDTVRSGGRIVVDATKKGPEDGHHRPWPDDIVMDPEVAARVARRAKELGIEAFLPAGS